aggtacattaaagatacgacattgaagatattttgttttgattaatagaagatattggattttgagtttgtatttattgatttgtttttttataaagcttagaaaatcacTGAGATGATTGGTTtgttgatacatcctataaagaaaacgaaagctataggtggtttgaatattgtacatcgatcgatgcaagatgtaagttgactatataaaacttaagcatgatcatttcaaactaaagcataggtaggttatatgcatttgttatattgtacttaatatattttaaatattacataagtcaagtgattcacgttttcgtaaaaataaaattcaagttcattattgggccgTACTCGTCTGTAATAAGCTACGtaaaatatgatgtatttttaggtttatttaatgacattaagtttaaatttcattaagaaaaactcattaatttaactggaaaagacaaacattaaaatagttaggttcatttaatgacattaagtttaaatttgattaaagaaaacttattaatttaactggaaaagacaagcattaaaataggtagtttaatttaattctcagtggcatgaaaatataaataagttagaaaattTAGGGATATTTTTTAATCGGTACTTCTCTTctaataatatagatgaaaaTAGTGTATGTGACTCAGTTATTAGTAGGAGAGGAGTTTCTAAATCCGGAAAGAGGGACATTTTCAGGGAAATAAAATCTGCCCCACTCATTACTCATCAGTACTAAATAAGTTTAAAGTAGGATATCATGTGTATCACAAGAGTAATTTCGTTTCTCTATTTTGGGTTTCATCAATACTGAAGTTAATTAATCTAAACGCGTGAATTAATCACGATTGAAATACGAATTTCACATAAGTGAAGAAAGGAGTATGATTACTTAGCaattaacaaagaaaataattattcaatTCACAAAATAATGTATCTATAGAGTAAAGAGTATGTGTTAGGATTCCTCAGCATAAGGTGTCGACTCCCTTTGCCACTGAACCACAACAACCAAGAATAAAGAGTATGTGTTTGAAGCTTGAACAAGATGAGAGCTCAAAGCGATAAAACAGAAGATTAAGACACAGAATAACCCGAAAAGACAAGATACTCTGAAAAGCAACCTAAGAAAgaagcacacacaagactttaATCCAGTTTACCGATATTAAAAAAGAATTACTTCTGGCCGAGTTAGTAACTCGGAATCCACTAGATTCATGATAATGTTTACAATGCAAGATATCAAGTATCCCACACCAATGCTTTTCACTGGCACTTAATATAAATACTTGTTCTCTAGCCTAAGAGAATACACAATGTGATAAATTTATTCTCGCACAACTATTCTCTCTTGTACACTATCTCTATTACAAAAATGATTTCTCACTCTTAACTCTCTCTATATACCTTCAGAGTAAACTAGAGTTGTCCTTTTTGACATTTTCAAACTTTAGACTTGTTCATCATGTTAATAGTTCCACAGTAAGTAATGCAAGTATTTGTATtacttgcaaaaaaaaaaaaaaaaaaaacgtgacgTGGCATAGCTCTGAGGCGATATTTTGGCGATTAGGGTTTCAAGGTGGTTTCTTCCCCAAGGCAGCTTGCCGCCGCCGCCAAAGGTTTACCGATGGGGGCTCCGGCTAATTCCGACTCGTCTGAGATGGGCTCTCCGCCTATTTTGACTCCGGTTCCTTCAAAAGGCAATTGGGTTCGAGCGGTTCAAGGTGAACAGAAAGGTCTAAAGAGGTACGAGGTTAACGTGGTGATGAAGGATGGAGTGGGATCGATCTTGGTTCCTGATGAAGTGAAGGATGCATCTCTCTTATGGGATAAATTTCTTATGGGAAAGTTTTTGGACAAAGCACCTCACATCGCTAAAGTTCATGCCATAGTTAAAaagatttggggtttgggaGATAAAACACAGATGGTGGAGGTGTATATTATCAACTCGAACACTATGAAGTTTAGGGTTCCAAACTCTTCAACGAGGAAACACATCCTTCGTCGGGGTATGTGGAATTTGGCTGGTATTCCAGTGGTCATGTCTAACTGGTCCCCTTTCATTGAGGAGGATCAACCAGAAGAGAAATCCATCCCGTTATGGGTACATCTCAAACATGTCCCAATGAATATGGTATCTTGGAAGGGTTTGAGTTTGATAACAAGTCCAGTGGGAGTTCCTATTAGGCTCCACCCGGAAACAACACAATGTGTCAATTTGAAGTTGCCAAGAATATTTGTGAATGCTGATCTCACAAAAGAACTTCCTAAATCGATGAGTTTCAACCTAAACGGTAAAGAGACTCTTGTCGAGTATATCTACCCTTGGCTCCCCTCGAGGTGCTCTAACTGTATGAAGTGGGGCCATCTGGAGCAAGCATGCTTAGCTCCAAAGAaggttttgaaagaaaaaacaaatgtaGAGGTGGAAGAACAAACAAATGTAGAGGTGGAAGATGGTGAAATTGTGGGTTCATCAATTAATGAGATTGATAACTTGGAGGAACAAGCTGATACGTAGAGAGAGGAGGTTCCTGCTTCAGATCAGTTAAAGGATAAGGAAGAAGAGCAGAGTATGGAGTCTGATGGGGTGAATGATAAGACTCGGGTGGTGGATGTGGAAGCAGGGGAAAATATGGGTTTAACAAAAGTAACAGTGAGGAGTCAATCAGCGGAAGCGATTACCCCAAAGGAGCTGGAGTGGTCTGATGTGTCCCCAGGGAAAGCTAGTAGATCACCTAAGAAGATGACAGAGCCTGAACAGGTCTTGACTACCTCAAGATTCTCGGTTCTTGCTTTaacggaggaggaagaggaggttaATGAGGATACCGTCTAGGAGGGGTCTGGAGATTCTGTTCAGGAAGGTTCTGAGTCTGCTGAAAACCCTATGTCAGTAGATACGCAGAGGAAGATTAATCAAACAAGAGAGAAGGACCAAACTGTGGTTATCATGCGGTAGTCTCTACCAAGAGACTCTAAAGATAAGCACAAGTTTCTATATGACCCGAGTGCTCAGAAAGCCAAGGAGGGTGCGCCTCTGGCTTCGAGCAAAAAGTCCACTcgcaaaaataatttatgtctGGTTTCTTCTGGAACATCAGACGactcaataaaaaaaactaaacactcTGTAGTTCGAGAATGGATCAGAAAGGGATCGTTCTAGTTTTGTTGTCTACTGGAGACGAAAGTAAAGGAAGCAAAAGCAAATCGTATTGCTGGATCAATTTTTGGTGATTGGTCTTTCCTGtctaattatgaaaataatagGTTGGGAAGAATTTGGATTGTCTGGAGTCTGAAGGTTAGAGTGACTCCATGTTTTAAGAGTGGCCAAGTAATCACTTGTGCCATCTTACTGGATGGGATGGCTGAAGAaatattttgttcttttgtttatgcTGCTAACACAATGGAAGAGATAAGGGAGCTATGGCAGGAGCTGAAATCTCATCAGGACTCGCCTATGATAAGGAACAAGCCATGGTTAATTTTTGGAGATTTTAATGAGATATTGGATGAAGAAGAGCACTCAGGGAATGAGGACATGTCGTTGGTGTCAAATGGGATGAGAGAATTTCAAAGCATGGCCAACTATTGCTCGCTTATTGACATGTCTTATCAAGGTCCCAAGCTCACTTGGAGCAATAAAAGGGACAATGACTTGATTTGCAAGAAACTGGATCGTACCTTGATGAATGATTCATGGCTGCAGAAGTTCCCTCAAGCTTATTGTGTCTTTGAGGCGGGAGTTACTCTGATCATATGCGCTGTAGGATTGTGATCTAGGAGGGGGTGACTAAAGTTTgaaaaacttttaaattcattaatgctATTGCTGAGTTCCCGGAGTTCCTTCCTTTGGTTTAAGATTTTTGGGCTACTACGGATCCTCTCTTTAACTCTACTTCTGCTTTGCACCGCCTGTCAAAGAAGTTGAAGCTGATGAAACCTCTTATGCGGCAGCTGAGCAAAGATCATATTGGGGAAATAGAGAAGAAAACGAAGGAGGCTTAGGGTATCCTCTGTGATCGCTAAAATACTACTATGCTCAACCCAACACAAGAGAATATGAGAGAGGTGTCATTTGCCTATGATCGCTGGAATTTTCTTTCTACTCTTGAAGAGAAAATTCTCAGTCAAAAGGCAAAAGTGCATTGGTTGGGCATTGGAGATGGCAACAATAAGCAATTTCATAGAGCCTCCAGAGTGAGAGAGGTTCGTAACGCGATCAGAGAGATCCATAAAGAAGATGGTACAATAGCAAAACATCAAGTAGAAATTAAGGAGGAGGCAGTGAGACATTTCTCTCTGTTCCTATCACACAAGCCGGATGACTTCATAGGCATTCCAGAAGCATAACTTAAACAACTTTTGGGATTTGAATGCGAAGAAACAAATATGCGGTTCTTAGATAAGGAGGTATCAGAGGAGGAGATTACAAAAGTTTTATTTGCAATGGCAACCAACAAGTCCCCAGGACCTGATGGGTTTACTTGCGAATTCTATAAATCAGCTTGGCCGGTTATTGGAAAAAACTTCGTTGTAGCAGTTCAGTCTTTCTTTACAAGAGGCTTTCTACCCAAAGGAATCAACTCTACTATCTTAGCCCTTGTGCCAAAGAAAGATGAAGCAACAAAAATGGGAGATTACAGACCCTTCTCATGTTGTAACGTCTTATACAACGTACTTTCAAAGATTTTGGCGAACAGGTTAAAAAAGATACTCCCAAAGTTCATCTCCACGAATCAGTCAGCGTTTGTCAAAGACCGCCTGCTCATAATGTTTTGCTAGCTTCTGAGCTGTCAAGAGCTACCACAAGCCAACAATATCATCTAGATGTGCGGTAAAGATCGATATCTCCAAGGCTTTCGATTCAGTTCAGTGGCCTTTTCTGTTGTCTATTCTCTCTGCGATAAATCTCCCGGAAAAATTTGTTCTTTGGGTGAAGAAGTGTATTGAACTGGCCTCCTTTTCGGTTCAGATCAATGGAGAACTAGCTGGTTACTTTAATAGTTCTAGAGGCCTTCGTCAAGGATGTTCTCTCTCCCCATATCTATTTGTTATCTGTATGGAGGGGCTGTCTAAGTTGCTAAATAAAGCATCTTTGGAGAAGAAAATAGGATATCATCCTTACTGTCAAGAGGTCCAGTTGACCCATCTTTGTTTCGCAGATGACTTATTGGTATTCTCAGATGGCAAAAAGAGCTCGGTGGAAGGGATTCTCCAAGTCTTTAAAGATTTCGCTGGTATGTCAGGCTTACATATAAGTCTGGAAAAGTCTACTTTCTTCTTGGCTGGAGTATGTGTAGACAGAGAGGCCATATTGGAGCAGTTTCCTTTTGAGATTGGGACTCTTCCGGTTCGTTATCTTGGGGTTCCTCTCTTAACAAAGCGTATGACATCGAGTGACTATTCCCCTCTGGTAAACAGAGTCAAGAAACATATAACAACTTGGACGGCACAGCAGCTCTCCTTTGCAGACCGCCTGCAACTTATAGGCTCTGTGATCCACAGTATAACAAACTTCTGGATGTCGGTTTACAGGCTCCCGAAACAGTGCATTAAAGAGATCGATCAGCTTTGTTCATCGTTCTTATGGTCTGGTCCGGCTATGCGTACAACAAAAGCCAAGATATCTTGGGACAACGTATGTAGACCGAAAGAGGAGGGAGGTTTAGGGTTACAGTCGTTGTCTGAAACAAACAAGGTATGTTGTCTTAAGCTCATCTGACGTATACTGTCGCAGACTACTCTATGGGTCAAATGGGTTCAGCGGTATCTGATAAGAAAGGGCTCCTTCTGGAGTATCAGCGACACAAGCTCTCTTGGTTCTTGGATTTGGAAGAAGCTACTGAAGTATAGAGCTCTGGCCAGATCTTTTGTACAAGTAGAAATAAGAAGTGGAACAACTACTTCTTTCTGGTTTGATGAGTAGTCCCCCTTGGGGAGGATAATAGACCTCACAGAAATGCAAGGTTGCATCGCGCTTGGGATCAATCTCAACGCCACCGTCGAGTTTGTTATTCAAAACTACCGGAGCCGCCGCTACAGAGCAGAACACTTGATCACCATTGATAAGGAGATCCTGAAGTTGAGAGCCCAGGGGCTTACAGAAGAGGACGATGTGGTTAAGTGGAAAGGGAAAGGCAATGTGTTTCGACCTTGTTTCGACACACACCAAACTTGGAACTCTATTCGAGTGTCGCAGTCAAAAGTTCAGTGGTATAAGGGTCTCTGGTTTGCTGGATCAACTCCAAAGTACTCTGTTATGTCTTGGCTTGCTGTACATAATCGCCTGGCAACAAGAGATAGGTTGCTGCAGTGGAACTCACAGGCAAACGCTCGTATCCTCTGTAACTCTGCAGTCGAATCCCgaaatcatattttctttaGCTGCACCTTCACATAGACTATTTGGAGGAACCTTACAAGGAACCTACTTGGACAGAACTACTCACACATATGGAGTCAAGTTCTTGATCTTATATCGACACACACTGTCTCAGGGGAGACAAGGTTCCTCCTAAGATACGCTTTTCAAGTTTCAGTGCACAGTATTTGGTTGGAGAGAAATGGTAGGAGACACGGCAAGGTTCAGAGACCTCCGAGCATTCTTATCAAATTCATCGACAAGCAAATACGCAACCGAATCAGTTCACTCCGGGGACGAGCTAGAACATCTTTCAACAACGCGATGGTGGTTTGGTTTTCGTCTAAAGATTAGACGGGTTCTACtccacaaaatttgttttaaaactaTTACACAAGCTTAAGCTCAAGTAGCATTAGTTTGTACAAAGGCCttttttgatttgaataaatttaacgttctttcaaaaaaatgtaTTTGTATTCACATAAGCAAATGGGAAAATAGTTGAAAATATGCAAGTCCTTTTATATCTTCATTTGTCTTTGGTTACCAAGGTTTCACATTGCCATCTCATGCTGGTGTTGCGGCATCGTCTTCCTTCAGCTGTTAGTATTGACATGGATTTAGACCTTATACCATTTTGGTGTgtctgtagtttttttttttgatgtctTTGTAGTTGATGTGTATAGTGTAGGTTCTTTTGCAACATAATCACGTACGGTTTGGTCACGTGCCCCGACTTTAGTTCTATTGTTGTCTCTACATATTGGTTAGGTCTATCTGTTGTTCCTGGATTTGACTTTTTACTTCACTTTGACGAGTTTTAGGAATTCTATGTTATGCCAAGACTACTTAAGGACTCAATTTTGTTGTatctgattaaattttatttgtctcAGAGCTTGCAGTTTTTTCTAATGATCGAGAAGGTAGGTAAATGTAACAAAGTGTCTAATTATATATCTGATTATGTGGATATAATGTCTAAATCGTTTGGACTAAAAACCAGAATGTAtgaattttcatcaaaataaattataaaaatagaaaatgagaaaataaaagatgaaaaaatCAGTTTTTATACATGCTTGAAAACTCTTTTTACacatgttatattttattaatacatatttaaaaaataaaattcaatattAATAAACTCTGTTGAGTCTCTCaccaatattaataaaattcaatATTAATAAACCCTTTTATTCTCTCTGAGTAgaccttatatattaattaaatggtACTGTAATACATCATATTACGAATTTGAAAGATAATGTTATCCGATATTATGTCTAATCGTGGAAGGCTGTCCCACACATGTGGCTTTAATGAATGCTCTAACCCGACAATGGTGTACAACAAGTTGTTTTGTTTGGATTTGGTTGGAATGAAACAAGTGACACTTTGATACCCAAAAGCCGCCGCAAATGCTAACATGTTTTCGGGAAGTCCGTTCTCTTTGGATTTTTTACGGTCCACGCATTTGTTATGTCCGTTCTCTTCCAGATGAAAGATCACAGCATCTTCTACCAATTAATCTTCTTATTATCTTGTTTTTAATGTACCGCTGATTCCAACTTTTCCTCTTTTCTGTTTAGAACTTTAGAGTTTGACCCTTAATAATCTACTTGTAGTAGCTCAAAAAGGATCTAAGAGATCATTGACTTTGTTTCTGTCAACGGAATTCATTGACTTTATATGCTTGAGTATGAGAGCGTATATAAAGTATATACACACCATCATTTGGATGCTCATGCACTAGCCTAATCAGTATTACATGAGTTTATTACTTCACTGTGGAGTTGGACATATGCCTATGTCAGAGATGAAAAGCTTGTTTACCTTCACGCTGCCATAACCATAAGGTCCATAACCGGTTCTGagtcaaatttaataaatagtttacataaacataaaccttcaaatttgtaaaaaaaaaatataaaaacttttactaaattacatatAGCCTAAAATCTCCCTGACGCATAACTTATGTCATTCTTATGGGTGCAATTTCTTAAGAATTTCCTTATTGATTTAATCTCGAATTAATAATGAACATTTAGATTTACAATTCCCAAAATTATACTATTTGTAAAGTACAAGGAGTATGTTTTCTTATACACGCTTCGACCTAGCATTTATAGAACTAAGCAAGCCAACAAAGTTCCTCCATgtgaaagaaaaacatatacatGTGTTGGTTTCTGTATTTATACACATTGTTTAAAACAAAAGTTGTAAGAAGGATGCTATTCCTTTTATTTTGACAACGAAATACTATTCCTTTAAATATTGTCATTTAATACTCCAAGATCCAAACAAATGTTGTATTAAAATTATTGATTAATATAAACCATTTTCGGAAAAAAAGATAactcaatttaaatatttttatatacacaACATGTTCTAATCTTAAAGAATAAATAGAATCGCTATTTTTGTAGTACATTAAAAAACAAATgggtattttatataataatttcctgaaaaggaataaaaaaaaaacaaaagaggacGAAAGAGAGGATCCAATTGAAAATCGGATAGGATCTAATACTAAATCAAGGctgtgttgttgttgtctggtcaaaaagaagaaataaactTGGGATTTGATTATATCCTTCAAGAACTTCATTTACATTGGCAACTCCCTAAGGCCTTCTTTTTCTCTCATTAGATTCGAATCTTTTACTTTTCACATGATCATCATCACGAGATCCTCTCCTCTCCTTCTTCTACTTGTTTCTCCTCCTCTCAACTCAAAACGTTAATCTCTAACTCAACCTCTTGtctgaacaacaacaacaacaacaacacaggTTCCTTgaagttttgtcttttttttcccGCTACATTTCGTCACTTCGGTTAATAAAGTTTTGATTCTTGTGAGAGAAGAATTAAAGGTTTATTATCCTTTTTGATGTTGTGCATGAATTAGAGAATGGCTGGTACATCTACCAAGAGGTTCCCTCTCTACGCTAAGGACTACGAGCTGTTCGAAGAGGTAGGCGAAGGTGTTAGCGCCACCGTGTACAGAGCCAGGTGCATTGCTCTTAACGAGAATGTCGCCATTAAGATCATGGATCTTGAAAAATGCAGAAACGATTTGGTTTGTTATCtccacctcttttttttttaaattgtttttttttaacatataaaaaagtaacattttcttttttttttaaatgtaattttttttttttggtcttgtTAATGCAGGACACGATACGCAAGGAAGTCCACATTATGAGTTTAATCGACCATCCGAACCTGTTGAAAGCGCATTGCTCTTTCATCGACCGTAACAGCTTGTGGATTGTGATGCCGTACATGTCTGGTGGGTCATGCTTTCACCTCATGAAGTCTGTTTATCCAGAAGGTCTGGAGCAGCCTATCATCGCTACTTTGCTTAGAGAAGTGCTCAAGGCTCTTGTTTATCTCCATAGACAAGGACACATCCACAGAGATGTTAAGGTAAGTCAATGTTTGTGTTTGATAGAGATCATTAGTTTTGCCATCTAAATGTTTTGTTCTAGGCTGGGAACATTCTGGTTCACTCAAGAGGTGTGGTTAAGCTTGGAGACTTTGGAGTTTCGGCGTGCATGTTTGATAGCGGTGAAAGGATGCGTACAAGGAACACGTTCGTTGGAACTCCTTGCTGGTGTGTGCTTAGATTCTCTTacaataagctttttattatgttttgatcaaaaaaaaacgaagctttttattaatgttttaattaaGCTAATGGAATCTTTTGGGTTCTGAAAGGATGGCACCCGAGGTTATGCAGCAAGTAGACGGATATGATTTCAAGTAAATGTTTTTCTACTCTATCTTAACAGCAATCACAAGCGTGAATAAGCATTAAACTTAATTCATTTTTTCTGTTAACTAGAGCGGACATTTGGTCGTTTGGCATAACTGCACTAGAGCTTGCTCATGGTCATGCCCCGTTTTCCAAATATCCACCTATGAAGGTCAGTGTCCTTACTCTATTAAAGTCTCTGCTCTTTggctctctaatctcttagttATATTTCAGGTGCTGCTAATGACCTTACAAAACGCTCCTCCTCGCCTTGACTATGAGAGAGATAAGAAGTTCTCAAAGGTAAATGTGATTTTGATGATGTAACAATATGCAATGAGTAGATTACATTTGTATTTTCACTGAGAGAGGGACACTCTGTATCATATTCTCCAACAGTCGTTTAGAGAGTTAATCGCAGCATGTTTAGTAAAAGATCCAAAAAAGCGTCCAACCTCAGCAAAGCTTCTGAAACACCCCTTCTTCAAACATGCTCGGTCTACAGATTATCTCTCCCGTAAGATTCTCCATGGTCTTTTTCCACTTGGTGATCGTTTCAAAAAGCTCAAGGTAAGTTGATAAGAACTTAGATGTGATTGAAGCTGCTGTGCAACATCTCTTTATGTTTGTCTTTATAGGAGGCAGAAGCTGAATTGTTTAAAGGCATAAATGGTGACAAAGAACAGTTATCTCAGGTACATAGATAAATCCATATACAATTTATCTTTGCggtctttttttattttgaaggcTGTGTTACTTTCTTGCAGCATGAGTATATGAGAGGAATCAGTGCTTGGAACTTTGATCTGGAAGACTTGAGGAAGCAGGCATCACTTGTAAGTAAGGTCGTGGTCTCAATAGTATACTTTTAATCTCAATGCTTTCATTAATGTTTCTGTTACCAGAATCCAGATAGTGAAATGTGCAGTTCCGAGGTTGGGGATGAAGTACCAAAAAGAAAGCCAATGATGCAAAGGTCAAAGACTATGTCTTTGGACATGTTCAAGATCTCTGATAAGGCAAGTCGCTTTTGTAGCAAATCTCTGTATTGCAGCTAAACATCTTCTTGGCATTATCAAAATTTTCAGGATCTGATGATGAGTTCGAGTAATAGTCTAACATACGGTGCAGTACTACCTTCCTTTCATCGCAAGTTCCTTCCAGCTATAGAGTACTCTCTACAACATTTCTCTTCTCTATACATCAGTTTTGGACGCATTAATTATACTGCAAGAGTCACATAGTTTGAAATGGAAATGTTGGACGCAGATATAAAGTTGGTACATTTTCTGAGGAAAGAAAAGCACGTAGTGAAAGAACTGCAGAGTCCCTCGCTCTTGAAGAGCCACATCAACCAAAAGAACCATTAGCGGATACCAAGCAAGTGGGAACAGAAGGAAGTGAGCAGGTAATTTAATATATGCTTTGAATATCAACTTTCATGAAGTCTTGAGATTGTGGAACCAAAGAATCTGACATGACAATATTTACTTTATCAGGAGAAACCAAAGAACGGCTACACAGTTAGTCATGTGAACAGCGCGTCTTGCACAGCTACTGAGATACTCCCACTGTTACAGAGTCTCTTGGTTCAGAATGGCATTCAGAGGGTGTGTGTGTGTCCTATGTATATCCAAATGCTTCTTTATAGATATTTACTCTCCTAACTTCTGAGCGtttcacatattttttttccttgcaGGAGAAATTCATTagattaattagattttttgatccAACTGCCGGTAATGTCTCTCATTTGTAGCATGGTCTGCTCTGTTTCAGTCTTTCTTACAATAAGTTTTGATGACCTTAGTCTTTACTTGTACAGAAACTGAAAATCCAATCTCTAAAACAACCCAAGGTGTGCAGGTATGTTCTGTTTCTTGTCTTATGTGTATATCTTATGTATACTTAGAAACAAGAAAACTAAGAGCATTGATACTTAACAGATATATACATCATCAAGGGAGAGAGAACTACAATCTCAGGTTGATTTCTTGGAGAAAAGGTAATGAATGAACTTAACTTCTTTCCTTTTATTAATTAAGATATGATTAGTAAAGTTGAGATAAGGTGTTTTATGAGTTTTCAGTGTTGGGATTCTTGTAGAGgaagtgaagagaagaaaagaaataaatgatcaggtacaaaagataaaaaaaaaaaaaaaactgattttagagaccaaataatatataaactaaaaattttcTGTCCATCTGCAGCTAGAAGGACAGATCAGATCTCTAACTAGTAGCACCAGCAACAGCCTTCCTTGAGCTTTTGTCTCTTCCGACATGatgataataattattatttttgtatgtattcattatttaattgttattatatatcaAATTCCGTAGAATCACAGTTGCTGTGAATCCCATATtcattcctccaatcaaattaGAAATCCACAAGCAAGAGAAGGTAATCTGATTGGACTATTTAACAAAGTCTATTTAAAGTGTTTTTGTACGTAAGATCCGATTGGTTAAACCCATAAACACACACTAACTAACATATCATATATTCTATATATACTATTGTCTAAAACC
This Brassica napus cultivar Da-Ae chromosome C6, Da-Ae, whole genome shotgun sequence DNA region includes the following protein-coding sequences:
- the LOC106418527 gene encoding serine/threonine-protein kinase BLUS1-like isoform X2, which produces MAGTSTKRFPLYAKDYELFEEVGEGVSATVYRARCIALNENVAIKIMDLEKCRNDLDTIRKEVHIMSLIDHPNLLKAHCSFIDRNSLWIVMPYMSGGSCFHLMKSVYPEGLEQPIIATLLREVLKALVYLHRQGHIHRDVKAGNILVHSRGVVKLGDFGVSACMFDSGERMRTRNTFVGTPCWMAPEVMQQVDGYDFKADIWSFGITALELAHGHAPFSKYPPMKVLLMTLQNAPPRLDYERDKKFSKSFRELIAACLVKDPKKRPTSAKLLKHPFFKHARSTDYLSRKILHGLFPLGDRFKKLKEAEAELFKGINGDKEQLSQHEYMRGISAWNFDLEDLRKQASLNPDSEMCSSEVGDEVPKRKPMMQRSKTMSLDMFKISDKDLMMSSSNSLTYGAVLPSFHRKFLPAIEYKVGTFSEERKARSERTAESLALEEPHQPKEPLADTKQVGTEGSEQEKPKNGYTVSHVNSASCTATEILPLLQSLLVQNGIQREKFIRLIRFFDPTAETENPISKTTQGVQIYTSSRERELQSQVDFLEKSVGILVEEVKRRKEINDQLEGQIRSLTSSTSNSLP
- the LOC106418527 gene encoding serine/threonine-protein kinase BLUS1-like isoform X1, with the translated sequence MAGTSTKRFPLYAKDYELFEEVGEGVSATVYRARCIALNENVAIKIMDLEKCRNDLDTIRKEVHIMSLIDHPNLLKAHCSFIDRNSLWIVMPYMSGGSCFHLMKSVYPEGLEQPIIATLLREVLKALVYLHRQGHIHRDVKAGNILVHSRGVVKLGDFGVSACMFDSGERMRTRNTFVGTPCWMAPEVMQQVDGYDFKADIWSFGITALELAHGHAPFSKYPPMKVLLMTLQNAPPRLDYERDKKFSKSFRELIAACLVKDPKKRPTSAKLLKHPFFKHARSTDYLSRKILHGLFPLGDRFKKLKEAEAELFKGINGDKEQLSQHEYMRGISAWNFDLEDLRKQASLVSKNPDSEMCSSEVGDEVPKRKPMMQRSKTMSLDMFKISDKDLMMSSSNSLTYGAVLPSFHRKFLPAIEYKVGTFSEERKARSERTAESLALEEPHQPKEPLADTKQVGTEGSEQEKPKNGYTVSHVNSASCTATEILPLLQSLLVQNGIQREKFIRLIRFFDPTAETENPISKTTQGVQIYTSSRERELQSQVDFLEKSVGILVEEVKRRKEINDQLEGQIRSLTSSTSNSLP